The following proteins are co-located in the Pirellulales bacterium genome:
- a CDS encoding tripartite tricarboxylate transporter substrate-binding protein, translating into MVVAPAGTPPDVVEKLHAAFKVVGKQPEIQEKLVGMGLIPVDTPSVPELKKFLEAEAVKWRQQVEKAGIAGSM; encoded by the coding sequence TATGGTGGTGGCGCCGGCTGGCACGCCGCCGGATGTGGTCGAGAAGCTTCATGCCGCGTTCAAGGTGGTCGGCAAGCAGCCCGAGATTCAGGAGAAACTTGTCGGTATGGGGCTCATTCCCGTCGACACGCCGTCGGTGCCAGAACTTAAGAAGTTTCTGGAGGCCGAAGCCGTCAAATGGCGTCAGCAAGTCGAGAAGGCCGGCATCGCGGGCTCGATGTAA
- a CDS encoding response regulator, with protein sequence MRNEQNLIAIVDDDESVREATKGLMRSMGLAAEAFSSGEDFLRSPHLSRTACLVTDFNMPGMSGLDLLRQVSALSKSIPTIMITAYPNDGVRARALSEGVVCCLVKPFNEDELLECVRSALTHGGAS encoded by the coding sequence GTGCGAAATGAACAAAATTTGATCGCGATCGTCGACGACGATGAGTCGGTTCGCGAAGCGACAAAGGGATTGATGCGTTCGATGGGACTTGCCGCCGAGGCATTCTCATCGGGAGAGGATTTTTTGCGCTCCCCCCATCTCAGCCGTACGGCCTGCTTGGTCACGGACTTCAATATGCCTGGCATGAGTGGGCTCGATCTGCTCCGACAGGTATCAGCGCTAAGCAAGAGCATTCCGACAATTATGATTACCGCATACCCGAACGACGGCGTCCGGGCGCGTGCCCTTAGTGAGGGAGTCGTTTGCTGCCTGGTGAAGCCCTTTAACGAAGACGAGTTGCTTGAGTGTGTTCGTTCTGCCCTGACACACGGCGGCGCATCATAA